Within the Opitutaceae bacterium TAV5 genome, the region CCTCCCTGAGCAAACCGTTTTACACAAAGATCGCAAAGAACGCGAAGCAGCAGAAAATCCATGAAGAAACCAGCCCGCCCCCCCGCCCCTTCCTCCCATTCCTCCTTCGCGCCCTTCGCGTCCTTTGTGTAAAAATCCCGAACCGTGCGCCGCTTCCTTTACGAACTCACCGAAGCCTTCCGCATCGCCTTCGCGCAGATCCGCGCCTCGAAAACGCGTTCCGCGCTCACCGCGCTGGGTGTGATCATCGGCATCGTGGCCGTGACGCTCATGGGCACCGCCATCAACGGCATCGACGTCGGCGTGGACCGCAGCTTCGCCGGCTTCGGGGACGACATCCTCTACGTCAACAAATGGCCCTGGCGCGATGTCGACGACTGGTGGACCTTCCGCAACCGCCCCCCGATCAAGACCACCTACGCCGACCGGATCAACGCGTGGATCGCCGCCCGCCCCGACGGTCCCCTCAGACTCGCCGTCCCCGTCATGCAGCGCGGAGCCACCCTCATCCGCGGCGAATACCGGGTGAACAACATCGCCACCCTCGGCACCACCGCTACCTACCCGCTCCTCAACAAGACCGACCTCTCCGCCGGCCGCTTCTTCAGCGAGTTCGAGGCCGAAACCGGCCGCAATGTCATCGTCATCGGCTACGACGTCGCCGCGGCTCTCTTCCCGGGCGAGTCTCCCGTCGGCCAGACCGTGCGTATCCGCAATCAGCACTACACCATCGTCGGCGTCATCGCCCGCCAGGGCAGTTTCCTCGGGCTCTTCAGCTGGGATTCCCTCGCGGCCGTTCCGATCAACACCTTCCGCCGCCAGTGGAGCACCCGCGGCAACGGCGAAGTCCGCGTCCAGGTCGATGCCGCCCGCATGGACGAAGCCCGCGACGAACTCCGCGGCCTCCTCCGCCGTATCCGTCAGCTCGCTCCCGAGCAGAAAGACGACTTCGAACTCAACGAACAGGGCACCATCCGCCAGCAACTCGACCCGATAAAGAACGGCATTTTCATTTCCGGCCTCTTCATTACCGGACTCGCCCTCTGCGTCGGCGCCATCGGCATCATGAACATCACCTACGTCAGCGTGAAGGAGCGCACCCGCGAGATCGGCACGCGCAAGGCGCTCGGCGCGCGCCGCCGCACCATTCTGCTCCAGTTCCTGATCGAGGCCGTGTCGATCTGCCTGGTCGGCGGCGCCATCGGCCTGCTGCTGGCAGCCACACTCTCCACCGTGGTTTCCGTCGTCGCCCCGACATTCCCGCTCGTATTTTCCGGCGGCCTCGTCCTCACCGGCCTTGCCGTCTCGGTTGCCACGGGGGTCCTCAGCGGTTTCGCCCCCGCCTGGCAGGCCAGCAAGCTCGACCCGGTGGAAGCCCTCCGGCACGAGTAACCGACCTCGCCTCCCCTCCAGCCGGACGGACCTCCCCCTCTGTGCCGCCTCTGCGTCCCCTGTGTAACCGGTTCGTAATACCAGCGTCCCGAATGTTTTTGATTTTACACAAAGCCCGCAAAGGACGCGAAGAAGGTAACTGGCAATCCTTTGCGCTCTTTGCGAGCTTTGTGTGAAAATCTGAAGGCTTTGGAGCTTTGGTATAAAAAGACCTTGACGCCCACGACTACATCTGTGGTCCTTATTTAAGATTACAAATGTAGTCACCCCGCCAAATCCGATGAAAACCGACCTGCGCATCTCCGACACCGAATGGGAAATCATGCGTGTGGTATGGGCCTGCCACCCTGCCACCGCCGCCGAAATCATCGCCAGCCTCGCCGAACGCGACCCGACCTGGCATCCCAAAACGGTCCGTACCCTGCTTGCCCGCCTCGTCCGCAAAAAGGCGCTCGGCTACCGTGCCGAAGGGCGCGCCTATGTTTACACGCCGCTCGTGAAAGAATCCGAGTGCGTGGCCGCCGCCAGCGAGACGTTTCTCGAACGTGTATTCGGTGGCTCGCTACGCCCGATGCTCGCCCACCTCGTGGAGACCCGGCAACTCACCCGCGAAGACATCAGCGAACTCCGCGCCCTGCTCGACGCCAAGGCTCCCGCCAGCCGCAAACAGTCCAAAAAATAGACCACCCCCTCCCTCTCCCGCTCCCCGCCATGCACCTCCCCGATTTCGTGTCCGGTCTTCTTCGCTGCTCCGCCGAGGCCGCTGCCCTCGCCCTCCTTGTTCTTGTTCTCCAGAAACTCTTCCACCGCCGCCTCGCTCCCTCGTGGCGCTGCGCACTCTGGCTGATCGTCGCCGCCCGCCTCCTGATTCCCGTCTCCTTCAGCACCGCCGCCAGCCTCTACAATCTGGCTCCGCGCGCTTCGACCGACACTCCGCCTGTGACCGCGAGTGAGCAGACAAACCCCGCGTTGACCGGAATCGCCCCACCCCTGTTCCCGCCGCCCGATCAGGCAATCGCCACGCCGCCCGATTCCGCCGCCGTCCCGGCATCCTCCATCGCCAACGAACCGGCCCCCGCCACCTCTGCCGCCTTCGCCAGTGCAGACGCCGCTACACTGAATGCCCACACTCCGGACCCCGATCCGGCCGCGCCGGCAAACACCGCCTCGCGTCTCGCCCGTTGGTCCGCCTGGATTTTCGGCATCTGGCTGGCCGGCGTCGCCGCCATGTGTGCCGGAGTCTGGAGCGGCAGCCGCACGCTGGCCCGCCGCTTCCGGCAGGCGCGCCCTGTCACCGCTCCCGACGTGCTCGCCCTCTTCGAGGACTGCCGGCGCCGCCTGCGTATCCGTTCCTCGCTCGCCATCCACGAATGCGACCGCGTGACGAGCCCCGCCCTTCACGGCTGCCTGCGCCCGCGCCTGCTTCTTCCCGCCGGTTTCATCCGGCGCTTTTCTACCGACGACCTTCGCTACGTTTTTCTTCACGAGCTTGCGCACGTGAAACGCCGCGACCTCCCGGTCAACTGGCTGCTCGCCCTGCTCCAGGTCGCGCACTGGTTCAATCCCCTCGTCTGGTTCGCCTTCGCCCGCTGGCGTGCCGAACGCGAAATGGCCTGCGACGCTTTGGCGATCGAAGCCGCCGGCGACGGGCAAAACCGGGCCTACGGCCAAGCGATCCTGCGCATTCTGGAAAACTTCGTCCCGCAAACCATGGCTCCCGGACTCGTCGGCATCCTCGAGGACAAACGCCAGCTTCGCCAGCGCATCGCCATGATCGCCGCCTGGGCACCCCGCCGCCGGCTGTCCCTCCTCGCCCTGTTCCTCCTCGGGGGCCTGGCTCTGATCGGGCTGACGGATGCGCAAGTTTCTGCACCCGCATCCATACCGGCTACTGCAAATGAGCCAAGCGCAGACACAGGCAAGGAACCGTCAATTGATCCCGATGCGATTTCTCCCTTCGGTTCCCGGGCCACTCACTCCCTGCATCTGCGCGTGCTCGATCCGGGTGGCACACCACTTAAAGCCGATGTGACGATGATTCCCGCTGAGGGCTCCTTTTCCGTCGTCCCCCTCAAACGTTTGTCCTGGACTGGCACCACCGACGATACCGGAAGCATCAAGTGGGATGACGTGCCGCCGGGCACGCATCCCGTTTCGATCCGCGCTGTCGGTTATATAACAGAAACGCTCGCCGTTTCCGTTCCTGGCGATCGTCACGAGTATCAGGTGAACCTTGTCCCCGTTCCCAACGGTTCCGCCAAGACCCGCCACATCACCTTCACCGTGCTCGACGCCGAAACCGGGCAGCCGGTCAGTGGAGCGAATG harbors:
- a CDS encoding beta-lactamase, producing MKTDLRISDTEWEIMRVVWACHPATAAEIIASLAERDPTWHPKTVRTLLARLVRKKALGYRAEGRAYVYTPLVKESECVAAASETFLERVFGGSLRPMLAHLVETRQLTREDISELRALLDAKAPASRKQSKK
- a CDS encoding ABC transporter, with protein sequence MRRFLYELTEAFRIAFAQIRASKTRSALTALGVIIGIVAVTLMGTAINGIDVGVDRSFAGFGDDILYVNKWPWRDVDDWWTFRNRPPIKTTYADRINAWIAARPDGPLRLAVPVMQRGATLIRGEYRVNNIATLGTTATYPLLNKTDLSAGRFFSEFEAETGRNVIVIGYDVAAALFPGESPVGQTVRIRNQHYTIVGVIARQGSFLGLFSWDSLAAVPINTFRRQWSTRGNGEVRVQVDAARMDEARDELRGLLRRIRQLAPEQKDDFELNEQGTIRQQLDPIKNGIFISGLFITGLALCVGAIGIMNITYVSVKERTREIGTRKALGARRRTILLQFLIEAVSICLVGGAIGLLLAATLSTVVSVVAPTFPLVFSGGLVLTGLAVSVATGVLSGFAPAWQASKLDPVEALRHE